In Bifidobacterium sp. ESL0775, the following are encoded in one genomic region:
- a CDS encoding UvrD-helicase domain-containing protein yields the protein MVENDKLVRLNGIDGINVGMNASGDGHDATASNPSGPTDSPEQAAVINAPKDADVLVVAGAGSGKTYTMTRRIINLIEEGVPPEKILGLTFTRKAASELLGRVSAAVAQNARSADAGAVISGSSRRANVFLKPQVSTYDAFFQSIVRQYGLLVGFDQNTQPLSPAGAHELAVTVIDENMDSLRGAGFGNFDDTVSKLLELSNAISGSMIGEGCASVPEAIARIRRWDQAFIAQMDTAIGDENVPEDEPKPGKPPKRKKKESDDQFADRVAQYRATYHELAVYRSAALRDVARRREILLTLVERYHERKAQLNMAEFNDFTVAAYSLVMRFPSIGERFRHRYTHVLLDEYQDTSTTQAALIAALFHSDDSKSDSLTDVSADQPHRGRVSGSSAVNAVGDPFQSIYAWRGASPGAFRMFERDFGMDETAKPYSLSVTRRNAEVVLEAANDLTQPLRTPDRIPSSSPMHEVQVPALSTIDGAKEGTFGVLGFDTLGQEIDAVARFAKASIARHTPRDPEQKDVRPHVAVLFRGKQRMAEFSEGLQKAGLTTLTVGYSALLERPEIRDVLALLHVVADHADANALMRLLATPRFGLGSKDLTALAKLAGKRNDEYRFRALAQSGLVPADAEPEQRARLVAEHRDQVPNMVFLADVLTDDKLGDTLASPNVAGAFTPSGLSAIRRAAQVLRRVGRVMNHPLAEIVETAIEALDLDIDTVVVQALQENGKPVEPALARSPMNALVDLVDTYTREITEGATPTLRGFISWVDSLDSIPDEMAAVPSDPVDVVLMTIHQAKGLEWDSVAIVGMKSGSFPSNQGDGLKVEPDEDHIGGLREGSWESPQYHETARTWLDNPAAVPVPVRADADILPRFPHDMGVGDDPLDALAELDDAETVVNESEGLMRALDGLDDNDDNGNTNENVGGESGVSMQGEASYLSQQEEYGRILHADERRLAYVALTRAREEVLMTYSRHAELSRDPEVAGTGHASKPSNFFSEVHDALAYRDDVVVVGGDDADAVGDSSTLHSERQADVAVSQVVSSESDESSRVDGETVESDTSVPATLMQLGAPKPDGIFVGADAREYERTVVEEAWNTPLDEDEQGDEPLPWPASMSEGMAYRLKESAREARQVHRHLVAEATDGNTVGAVGANISVGTNDKVKAIAQTGNKNQIRGDTGTDVVAQTVNAIASELPEGESLAQRARMLLADEDLMPSMHVMESGDSSSSSSANRGVSTEGGGNRESGTSVLDAEVRSRGERILASHRQNVTSLQASAGKMSQRESREYWRGLVRPVPRVASPAAEAGTQFHVWAQRFVDAFGEDEVADAAVDDGISALAVGSEPETRASLIAGLEDAERDLQAKKTASDRKILTWQRRLVESRWAARRPYSAEEQIVVAIPELGDRIVNGKLDAVFYGGLDENDRTKRFTVVDWKTGRKPTAPEDIDHKLAQLDMYRLMLSAMKGVPLDSVDATLYYLSVASEDLREIHARNKSKAEILTELNAGIPVWSDED from the coding sequence ATGGTGGAGAACGACAAACTGGTCAGGCTCAACGGCATTGACGGCATCAATGTCGGCATGAACGCATCCGGCGATGGCCATGACGCCACCGCCTCGAACCCAAGCGGTCCTACGGACAGCCCCGAGCAGGCGGCGGTCATCAATGCGCCCAAAGACGCGGACGTGCTGGTCGTCGCAGGCGCCGGATCAGGCAAGACCTACACCATGACGAGACGCATCATCAACCTCATCGAGGAAGGGGTGCCGCCCGAGAAGATCCTTGGCCTCACCTTCACCCGCAAGGCGGCCTCCGAGCTATTGGGCCGCGTTTCGGCGGCGGTGGCGCAAAATGCGCGGAGTGCGGATGCCGGCGCGGTCATTTCCGGCTCATCGCGCCGTGCCAACGTTTTCCTCAAGCCCCAAGTCTCCACTTACGATGCCTTCTTCCAGTCCATCGTTCGGCAATATGGTCTGTTGGTCGGTTTTGACCAGAACACCCAGCCACTGAGTCCCGCTGGCGCCCACGAGCTCGCCGTCACGGTGATCGACGAGAACATGGATTCGTTGCGGGGCGCGGGTTTCGGTAATTTCGATGACACCGTCTCCAAGCTGCTGGAGTTGTCCAACGCCATCAGCGGCTCGATGATTGGCGAGGGTTGCGCAAGCGTACCTGAGGCCATCGCCCGTATCCGCCGATGGGACCAGGCGTTCATCGCGCAAATGGATACGGCGATCGGCGACGAGAACGTGCCGGAAGACGAGCCCAAGCCAGGCAAGCCGCCAAAGCGCAAAAAGAAGGAGAGCGACGACCAGTTTGCCGACCGCGTCGCGCAATACCGTGCCACCTACCATGAGCTGGCCGTTTACCGGAGCGCAGCGTTGCGCGACGTGGCTCGCAGGCGCGAGATCCTGTTGACGTTGGTCGAGCGCTACCACGAGCGCAAAGCGCAGCTTAACATGGCGGAATTCAACGATTTCACCGTCGCCGCCTATTCGTTGGTCATGCGTTTCCCATCCATCGGCGAGCGGTTCCGTCATCGCTATACGCACGTCCTGCTCGATGAATACCAGGACACTTCCACCACCCAGGCCGCGCTGATCGCCGCGTTGTTCCATTCTGATGATTCCAAGTCTGATTCGTTGACGGATGTTTCGGCGGATCAGCCTCATCGTGGACGTGTTTCTGGCAGTTCCGCGGTCAACGCCGTGGGTGATCCCTTCCAGTCCATCTACGCCTGGCGAGGCGCGAGCCCCGGCGCGTTCCGCATGTTCGAGCGCGACTTCGGCATGGATGAGACGGCCAAGCCGTATTCGCTGAGCGTCACCCGCCGCAACGCGGAGGTCGTGCTTGAGGCCGCCAACGATCTGACCCAGCCGTTGCGCACTCCCGACCGCATTCCGTCGAGCTCGCCCATGCACGAGGTGCAGGTGCCCGCGCTTTCGACCATCGACGGCGCCAAGGAAGGCACGTTCGGCGTGCTTGGCTTTGACACGCTTGGCCAGGAGATCGACGCCGTCGCCCGTTTCGCCAAGGCCTCCATCGCCCGGCATACTCCGCGCGATCCCGAGCAAAAGGACGTGCGCCCGCATGTCGCGGTGCTCTTCCGGGGCAAGCAACGGATGGCGGAATTCTCCGAGGGGTTGCAGAAAGCGGGCCTTACGACCCTGACTGTTGGCTATTCCGCGTTGTTGGAGCGCCCGGAAATCCGTGACGTGCTGGCGTTGTTGCACGTCGTCGCCGACCACGCCGACGCCAACGCCTTGATGCGCCTGCTGGCCACACCGCGTTTCGGCCTGGGCAGCAAGGACCTGACCGCGCTGGCCAAGCTCGCCGGCAAACGCAATGATGAATACCGCTTCCGCGCCCTGGCGCAATCCGGCTTGGTTCCGGCTGACGCCGAACCCGAGCAGCGGGCCAGACTCGTGGCCGAACACCGCGACCAAGTGCCCAATATGGTCTTTCTCGCCGATGTGCTGACCGATGACAAGCTCGGGGATACGTTGGCCTCGCCGAATGTGGCCGGTGCTTTCACCCCTTCCGGGCTGTCCGCGATTCGTCGCGCCGCGCAGGTGCTGCGCCGGGTGGGCCGGGTGATGAACCATCCGCTGGCCGAAATCGTCGAGACGGCTATCGAGGCGCTTGACCTTGACATCGATACCGTCGTGGTCCAGGCCTTGCAGGAGAACGGCAAACCGGTGGAACCGGCTTTGGCCCGCTCGCCGATGAACGCGTTGGTGGATTTGGTCGACACCTACACCCGTGAGATCACCGAAGGGGCGACGCCTACGTTGCGCGGATTCATCTCGTGGGTCGATTCGCTGGACAGCATTCCCGACGAGATGGCCGCCGTGCCGAGCGACCCGGTCGACGTGGTGCTGATGACCATCCACCAGGCCAAGGGCTTGGAATGGGATTCGGTGGCCATCGTCGGGATGAAAAGCGGCAGTTTCCCCTCGAACCAAGGCGACGGCCTCAAGGTCGAGCCGGATGAGGACCATATCGGAGGTCTGCGAGAAGGTTCGTGGGAGTCGCCACAATACCACGAGACGGCCAGGACCTGGCTTGACAATCCCGCGGCCGTGCCCGTTCCGGTGCGCGCCGATGCCGATATCCTGCCGCGCTTCCCGCACGATATGGGTGTGGGCGACGACCCGCTTGACGCCTTGGCTGAGCTTGATGACGCAGAGACGGTGGTCAATGAGTCCGAAGGACTGATGCGTGCATTGGATGGACTTGATGACAATGACGATAATGGTAATACAAACGAAAATGTCGGTGGCGAATCTGGGGTTTCCATGCAAGGGGAGGCTTCATACCTTTCCCAGCAGGAGGAATACGGCCGTATTCTGCATGCCGACGAGCGGCGTTTGGCCTACGTGGCGTTGACGCGCGCCCGCGAAGAGGTGCTGATGACCTATAGCCGTCACGCCGAATTGTCTCGTGACCCCGAGGTCGCGGGTACCGGCCACGCCTCCAAACCGTCCAATTTCTTCTCCGAGGTGCACGACGCCTTGGCCTATCGCGACGATGTGGTCGTGGTCGGCGGAGATGATGCGGATGCGGTTGGGGATTCCAGTACTTTGCACAGCGAGCGTCAAGCCGACGTAGCGGTTTCGCAAGTTGTCTCTTCCGAATCGGATGAATCGTCACGCGTAGACGGCGAGACTGTAGAGAGTGACACCTCGGTACCTGCGACGCTGATGCAGCTTGGTGCGCCGAAACCGGACGGCATTTTTGTGGGGGCCGATGCTCGGGAATATGAGCGGACCGTCGTCGAAGAAGCCTGGAATACGCCGCTTGATGAGGACGAACAAGGCGACGAGCCTTTGCCGTGGCCCGCCTCGATGAGCGAGGGGATGGCCTATCGTCTCAAGGAATCTGCCAGGGAAGCCCGACAGGTCCATCGGCATCTTGTTGCCGAGGCCACGGACGGGAATACTGTTGGTGCTGTTGGCGCCAATATTTCTGTTGGAACCAATGACAAAGTGAAAGCCATTGCACAAACCGGAAACAAGAACCAAATTAGAGGCGATACCGGTACCGATGTCGTCGCGCAGACGGTCAATGCCATCGCCTCCGAACTGCCCGAGGGCGAATCGTTGGCCCAGCGTGCGCGCATGCTGCTCGCCGACGAAGATCTAATGCCATCAATGCATGTCATGGAAAGTGGAGACTCCAGTTCCTCGTCCTCCGCAAACCGAGGCGTTTCCACAGAAGGCGGCGGCAACCGCGAGAGCGGCACCAGCGTCTTGGATGCCGAGGTACGCAGCCGTGGCGAACGCATCCTCGCCAGCCACCGGCAGAACGTCACTTCGTTACAGGCCAGCGCCGGCAAGATGAGCCAGAGGGAAAGCCGCGAATATTGGCGCGGCTTGGTCCGGCCTGTCCCTCGCGTGGCGTCGCCTGCGGCCGAGGCCGGTACGCAGTTCCATGTATGGGCGCAACGTTTCGTCGACGCCTTCGGTGAGGACGAGGTGGCCGATGCGGCCGTCGATGATGGAATCTCGGCGCTGGCAGTGGGCAGCGAACCTGAGACCCGTGCCTCGTTGATCGCCGGTCTTGAGGACGCTGAGCGAGATTTGCAAGCCAAGAAAACCGCGTCGGACCGGAAGATCCTGACTTGGCAGCGCCGGCTGGTGGAAAGCCGTTGGGCCGCCCGTCGCCCATACTCCGCCGAGGAACAGATCGTCGTCGCCATCCCCGAGCTTGGCGATCGTATTGTCAATGGCAAGCTTGACGCCGTCTTCTATGGCGGGCTTGACGAAAACGACCGGACCAAGCGTTTCACCGTGGTTGATTGGAAGACCGGCAGGAAGCCGACCGCTCCGGAGGATATCGACCACAAACTCGCCCAGCTCGACATGTACCGTCTTATGCTTTCGGCTATGAAAGGCGTCCCGCTGGACAGTGTGGACGCTACGCTTTATTACCTGAGCGTCGCCTCGGAAGACCTGCGTGAGATCCACGCGCGGAACAAATCCAAGGCCGAGATCCTGACGGAATTGAACGCCGGAATCCCCGTCTGGTCTGACGAGGACTAG
- a CDS encoding GNAT family N-acetyltransferase, giving the protein MQNVAKGDAGIEVVYAPMIWSDVEAITRQFDETWGHYAPIGDDRKLSMLLSYHFVLHYIEPATRGEIAHKNGEFMGVTLSRVAGQPVMFQNVAEEMAKIDERLNATPAGHKALADLERGFQIEEQMERQTGINDKAPAEVELFLVSHASRGQGVGGELWRRAMDYFERSHAPMFYLHTDSDCDVSFYDRHGMKRIAEREEQRHPDDGRDAGMAPAEMFIYAGVPEKVKESLSKN; this is encoded by the coding sequence ATGCAAAACGTTGCGAAAGGCGATGCAGGGATCGAAGTGGTCTACGCGCCGATGATTTGGAGCGACGTCGAGGCCATCACCCGGCAGTTCGACGAGACCTGGGGTCATTACGCGCCCATCGGGGACGACAGGAAGCTCTCGATGCTGCTCTCTTATCATTTCGTATTGCATTACATCGAGCCCGCCACGCGCGGCGAGATCGCCCACAAGAACGGTGAGTTCATGGGCGTCACGCTTTCGCGCGTCGCAGGCCAGCCGGTTATGTTCCAGAACGTGGCCGAGGAGATGGCGAAGATCGACGAGCGGCTCAACGCCACGCCCGCCGGCCACAAGGCGCTCGCGGACTTGGAGCGCGGCTTCCAGATTGAGGAGCAAATGGAGCGCCAGACCGGCATCAACGACAAGGCGCCGGCCGAGGTCGAGCTCTTCCTTGTCTCCCATGCCTCGCGTGGCCAGGGCGTCGGCGGCGAGCTGTGGCGCCGCGCCATGGACTATTTCGAGCGTTCGCACGCGCCGATGTTCTACCTGCACACCGACTCGGATTGCGACGTGAGCTTCTACGACCGCCACGGCATGAAGCGCATCGCCGAGCGTGAGGAGCAGCGCCACCCGGATGACGGCCGGGACGCGGGCATGGCCCCGGCTGAGATGTTCATCTACGCCGGCGTCCCCGAGAAGGTCAAGGAGTCCTTGTCCAAGAACTGA
- a CDS encoding MFS transporter produces the protein MMSLGIVLALNHMYNNWTVAGTMSAVYILAVAAVTPLYARLFDRFGQRKVGWVALVASVVAMLVFATAAWARVSIPVLFVLAIIMGCTQFSFGALVRTRWAYALRDPKDGDLLDTAYALEAGIDEMVFILGPILAAFLATSVSPVSQLFVPTIACAVGGAVFFSLKDTQPPVIEAVSVVAASPADEDVKAASANLGGTQGTRLDEDGVSLHQLHTHAPKRKSVLLYAGIIPLLVVFVVFNMSFNEFDVSVTAMMKAIGREQLLGLQLAMFAVGSCVGAFIFGSKKPKGSNWQHMVVFLSLLTCGYVLCRLSMDNLILLGLFSILSGLCVSPLFATGNLIVKDIVPPSSLTEGLSWVTTAGSVGTSFGSSLAGMVLDVSSPHVGLLLPIATTFAAVPLAVLGWFLARKNNA, from the coding sequence ATGATGAGCCTCGGGATCGTGCTTGCGCTGAACCACATGTACAACAACTGGACGGTCGCCGGCACGATGAGCGCGGTGTATATCCTTGCCGTCGCCGCTGTCACGCCGCTTTATGCGCGGCTTTTCGACCGCTTCGGCCAGCGCAAGGTCGGCTGGGTGGCTTTAGTCGCCTCCGTGGTGGCCATGTTGGTCTTCGCCACCGCGGCCTGGGCGCGGGTTTCCATTCCCGTGTTGTTCGTTCTGGCCATCATCATGGGCTGCACGCAGTTCTCGTTCGGCGCGCTGGTGCGTACCCGTTGGGCCTACGCGCTGCGCGACCCCAAGGACGGCGACTTGCTCGACACCGCGTACGCGCTGGAGGCCGGCATCGATGAGATGGTCTTCATCCTGGGTCCCATCCTCGCCGCCTTCCTGGCGACTTCCGTGAGCCCCGTCTCCCAGCTGTTCGTGCCGACCATCGCCTGCGCGGTCGGGGGAGCGGTGTTCTTCTCGCTGAAGGATACGCAGCCTCCGGTGATCGAGGCCGTGTCGGTCGTCGCCGCCTCGCCCGCCGACGAGGACGTGAAGGCCGCCTCCGCCAACCTCGGCGGCACACAGGGCACACGGCTTGACGAGGATGGCGTGAGCCTCCACCAGCTGCACACCCACGCCCCGAAACGCAAAAGCGTACTGCTATACGCCGGCATCATCCCGCTTCTGGTGGTTTTCGTCGTCTTCAACATGAGCTTCAACGAGTTCGACGTCTCGGTGACCGCGATGATGAAGGCCATCGGCCGCGAGCAGCTGCTCGGCCTGCAGCTGGCCATGTTCGCCGTCGGCTCCTGCGTTGGCGCGTTCATCTTCGGTTCCAAGAAGCCAAAAGGCTCCAACTGGCAACACATGGTGGTCTTCCTTTCGCTTTTGACCTGTGGTTACGTGCTCTGCCGTCTGTCGATGGACAACCTCATCCTGCTCGGTCTTTTCTCGATCCTCTCCGGCCTGTGCGTCTCGCCGCTGTTCGCGACGGGCAACCTCATCGTCAAGGACATCGTCCCGCCGAGCAGCCTGACCGAGGGCCTTTCCTGGGTCACCACGGCGGGTTCGGTCGGCACGTCCTTCGGCTCGTCCCTGGCCGGCATGGTGCTCGACGTCTCCAGCCCCCACGTCGGCCTGCTCCTGCCCATCGCCACCACGTTCGCCGCCGTGCCGTTGGCGGTTTTGGGTTGGTTCCTGGCCCGCAAAAACAATGCGTGA
- the dapB gene encoding 4-hydroxy-tetrahydrodipicolinate reductase — translation MIRVSVVGASGRMGGSVVEAVKAADDMEIAQQIDAGDDIAAITPDNTDVAVEFTVPTSSLDNVLTLVAQGVNVVVGTTGWTDEKLDQVKAALAKAPRQGQAVFIAPNFAISAVLADKFAAEAAKYFTSAEVIELHHPDKVDAPSGTAIHTAQAIATARKKAGCAPMPDGTQGEAASRGQIVDGVHVHAVRLQGLNAHEEVLLGNTGEQLVIRADSFDRASFMPGVLLAVRNIASGAHPGLTVGLDAFLDL, via the coding sequence ATGATTCGAGTTTCGGTAGTCGGCGCATCCGGGCGCATGGGCGGCAGCGTGGTCGAGGCCGTCAAGGCCGCGGACGATATGGAAATCGCGCAGCAGATCGACGCGGGCGACGACATCGCCGCCATCACGCCGGACAACACGGACGTCGCGGTGGAGTTCACCGTGCCGACCTCGTCGTTGGACAACGTGCTGACGCTCGTGGCACAGGGCGTGAATGTGGTGGTGGGCACCACCGGTTGGACCGATGAGAAGCTGGATCAGGTCAAGGCCGCGCTCGCCAAGGCCCCGCGTCAAGGCCAGGCCGTTTTCATCGCGCCGAACTTTGCCATCTCCGCCGTCCTGGCGGACAAGTTCGCCGCCGAGGCCGCCAAATACTTCACTTCAGCCGAAGTCATCGAGCTGCATCACCCCGACAAGGTCGACGCGCCTTCCGGCACCGCCATCCACACCGCGCAGGCCATTGCCACCGCCCGCAAGAAGGCCGGTTGCGCCCCGATGCCTGATGGCACGCAAGGCGAGGCGGCTTCGCGCGGCCAGATCGTCGACGGCGTCCACGTCCATGCGGTGCGCCTGCAAGGGCTCAACGCCCACGAGGAAGTGCTGCTGGGCAACACCGGCGAGCAGCTGGTCATCCGCGCCGACAGTTTCGACCGCGCCTCGTTCATGCCCGGTGTCCTGCTCGCGGTGCGCAACATCGCCTCTGGCGCCCACCCCGGCCTGACCGTCGGACTCGACGCGTTCCTCGACCTCTGA
- the dapA gene encoding 4-hydroxy-tetrahydrodipicolinate synthase, whose protein sequence is MSESSMHLLDPAPFGRVVPAMVTPMHHDGSIDFEASAALAKHLVASGADGLLVNGTTGESPVTHIDEKVELVKVVKAAVDVPVISGAGSNDTAHTVRMVEQTQEAGADAVLVVAPYYSRPSQEGIFRHYQAVNESADKPIIVYDVPGRTGVHLQLETYRRLAELDHIKAVKDATGDIAGAVRKRVETGLTWYSGDDALFLPFLSIGAVGVISVIAHVASNPMRQLADAFDRGDIHEAQRLAVRLAPLVDAVNGTGYQGVLAKAALHERGWLDETTMRLPNVGPGQPEFERAHQGMVDAGILDA, encoded by the coding sequence ATGAGTGAGTCTTCCATGCATCTACTTGATCCGGCGCCGTTCGGTCGCGTTGTTCCGGCCATGGTGACGCCGATGCATCACGATGGTTCCATCGATTTCGAGGCTTCCGCCGCGTTGGCCAAGCATCTGGTCGCCTCAGGTGCCGATGGCCTGTTGGTCAACGGCACGACCGGTGAGTCGCCGGTCACCCACATAGACGAGAAGGTCGAGCTTGTCAAGGTCGTGAAGGCTGCCGTCGACGTGCCGGTGATTTCCGGCGCGGGCTCCAACGACACCGCCCACACGGTTCGCATGGTCGAGCAGACGCAAGAGGCCGGCGCCGACGCGGTGCTGGTGGTCGCCCCTTATTATTCCCGTCCTTCGCAGGAGGGCATTTTCCGCCATTACCAGGCCGTCAACGAGTCGGCTGACAAGCCGATCATCGTCTACGACGTCCCCGGACGCACCGGCGTGCATCTTCAGCTTGAGACCTATCGCAGGCTCGCGGAGCTTGACCACATCAAGGCCGTTAAGGATGCGACGGGAGACATCGCGGGAGCGGTGCGCAAGCGTGTGGAAACCGGCTTGACCTGGTATTCCGGTGATGACGCGTTGTTCCTTCCGTTCCTTTCCATTGGTGCGGTCGGCGTCATTTCGGTCATCGCGCACGTCGCGTCCAACCCGATGCGCCAGCTTGCCGACGCCTTCGACCGCGGCGACATCCACGAGGCCCAGCGCCTCGCGGTGCGTCTCGCCCCGTTGGTCGATGCCGTCAATGGCACCGGATATCAGGGGGTCTTGGCCAAGGCCGCGCTGCACGAGCGCGGGTGGCTCGATGAGACCACGATGCGCTTGCCGAACGTCGGCCCGGGTCAGCCGGAATTTGAGCGTGCCCACCAGGGCATGGTTGATGCCGGTATCCTGGACGCCTGA
- a CDS encoding ribonuclease J yields MTDTEEKTTAATTHRRGSASKARARKSEAAAEKTTKRASAKTSTKTSEKRASGKRGESRGSSRSGSRRSGGSNSSRNTRGGSRSNSRRSNPRTVSRTPGTSPNQDAVLIAPPKYRKGSMRIVPLGGLGEIGRNMNVIEYNGHLLLVDCGVLFPDEEQPGVDLILPDFSYIKDRLDDVEALVLTHGHEDHIGGVPYLLNLRPDIPLIGSKLTLAFVKAKCEEHHQNPRCIEVTGRDKIKVGPFNLEFVAVTHSIPDALAVCINTPAGTVIDTGDFKLDQLPIDHRITDLVEFGKLGEKGVDLVMVDSTNAEVPGFVRPESTIGPELERAFSEATRKIIVASFSSHVHRVQQVVDAAHKVGRKVVFVGRSMVRNMSIAADLGYLHIPEGTVVDLKKAKDIQDNKLVYMCTGSQGEPMAALGRIADGTHRDITINEFDTVVMASSLIPGNENEVYGLINKLVQKGARVINRDNAKIHVSGHSNEGELTYFYNILKPKCVMPIHGENRHLVANGLVAVKTGVDPKNVVLAEDGDVVDLYHGQAAVVGSVPCGYVYVDGDTVGELTDEELEKRKVLGTEGFVSAFAVVDTDAKNVISGPKVYLNAMPEDESEFEKVRHQIVQQLEDAMMDGTHDTHKLQQIMRRTIGSWVSRQLHRKPMIVPVVADIAHDVIDGTPASD; encoded by the coding sequence ATGACAGATACAGAAGAAAAAACCACAGCGGCGACCACGCATCGTCGCGGCAGCGCCAGCAAGGCCCGCGCCCGCAAAAGCGAGGCGGCCGCCGAGAAAACCACAAAGCGCGCCAGCGCCAAAACCAGTACGAAAACCAGCGAAAAGCGCGCGAGCGGCAAGCGCGGAGAATCCCGCGGTTCCTCCCGTTCCGGTTCACGTCGTTCTGGTGGCTCCAATTCATCGCGTAATACACGTGGTGGCAGCCGTTCCAACAGTCGTCGTTCCAACCCGCGCACCGTCTCCCGGACCCCGGGAACTTCGCCCAATCAGGACGCCGTGCTGATCGCCCCGCCGAAGTACCGCAAGGGCTCCATGCGCATTGTGCCACTCGGCGGCCTTGGCGAAATCGGCCGCAATATGAACGTGATCGAATATAACGGCCATCTGCTCTTGGTCGATTGCGGCGTGCTCTTCCCCGATGAAGAACAGCCCGGCGTCGATTTGATCCTCCCTGACTTCAGCTATATCAAGGATCGTCTTGACGACGTCGAAGCGCTCGTTCTGACCCACGGCCACGAGGACCATATCGGCGGCGTGCCGTACCTCTTGAACCTGCGTCCGGACATCCCGCTGATCGGCTCGAAGCTCACGCTCGCCTTCGTCAAGGCCAAGTGCGAGGAACATCATCAGAATCCGCGTTGCATCGAGGTTACCGGCCGCGACAAGATCAAGGTCGGCCCGTTCAACCTCGAATTCGTCGCCGTCACCCACTCGATCCCTGACGCGCTGGCCGTGTGCATCAATACGCCTGCCGGCACCGTCATCGACACCGGTGACTTCAAGCTCGATCAGCTGCCCATCGACCATCGTATTACAGATTTGGTGGAGTTCGGCAAACTCGGCGAGAAGGGCGTCGACCTCGTGATGGTCGATTCCACCAACGCCGAGGTCCCCGGCTTCGTCCGTCCCGAAAGCACCATCGGCCCCGAGCTCGAGCGCGCTTTCAGCGAGGCCACCCGCAAGATCATCGTCGCCTCCTTCTCCAGCCACGTCCACCGCGTCCAGCAGGTCGTGGACGCCGCGCACAAGGTCGGCCGCAAGGTCGTTTTCGTCGGCCGTTCGATGGTGCGCAACATGTCCATCGCCGCCGATCTCGGCTATCTGCATATCCCCGAAGGCACTGTGGTCGATTTGAAGAAGGCCAAGGACATCCAGGACAACAAGCTGGTCTACATGTGCACCGGTTCGCAGGGCGAGCCGATGGCCGCACTCGGCCGCATCGCCGACGGCACCCACCGCGACATCACCATCAACGAGTTCGACACCGTCGTGATGGCCAGCTCCCTCATCCCTGGCAACGAGAACGAGGTCTACGGCCTGATCAACAAGCTCGTGCAGAAGGGCGCGCGCGTCATCAACCGCGACAACGCAAAGATCCACGTCTCCGGCCACTCCAACGAGGGTGAGCTCACCTACTTCTACAACATCCTGAAGCCCAAGTGCGTCATGCCGATTCACGGCGAGAACCGCCATCTGGTCGCCAACGGCCTCGTGGCCGTCAAGACCGGCGTCGACCCGAAGAACGTCGTGCTCGCCGAGGACGGCGACGTGGTCGATCTCTATCATGGTCAGGCCGCGGTTGTCGGATCCGTGCCGTGCGGCTATGTCTACGTTGACGGCGACACTGTCGGTGAGCTGACCGACGAGGAGCTCGAGAAGCGCAAGGTCCTCGGTACTGAGGGCTTCGTCTCCGCGTTCGCCGTGGTCGACACCGACGCCAAGAACGTCATCTCCGGCCCGAAGGTCTATCTCAACGCGATGCCCGAGGACGAAAGCGAGTTCGAGAAGGTGCGTCACCAGATCGTCCAGCAGCTCGAGGACGCGATGATGGATGGCACCCACGACACCCACAAGCTCCAGCAGATCATGCGCCGCACCATCGGCAGCTGGGTCTCCCGTCAGCTTCACCGCAAGCCGATGATCGTCCCGGTCGTCGCCGACATCGCCCACGACGTCATCGACGGCACCCCGGCCAGCGACTGA